The following DNA comes from Rhipicephalus microplus isolate Deutch F79 chromosome 6, USDA_Rmic, whole genome shotgun sequence.
atgaCGTCAAATAGGagtttcgtctgctaggagcgcacaTACTATCTGTCTAGCTGTGTCTCTGAAAGCGTAGACGTGCCTTGGTCTTGAATATTGTCGTCCTCGCTGTCGTCGCGGTCAACATcggcaagtgatgatgacagcgacCAGGAATTGGGTATCGCCACGATTCGCGACGatccttgcttgacaagctccgcGTTAAATGCAATGTATTTATCAGTCCCAGCCATGCAGTTGGAGCTCCGGAACACCAACAATGCACCTCATGTCGTGGACGTTTCGCGAGTGAATCGCTGCCTCAGCGGCTGCAGGGCAGATGGTAGGAATAGCCCCGGCCTTTAGAAGAGGCCTCGTACTACCAGGGATACCCAGCTAGTccgccaacacaggatttacctTGTAGCAGCTCACCGCAAAGCGACGggagcaaatgcggctgttcttcACAAGCGTCCGGTCTGTCTGTCCAATGGCGCGTACGTAGTCAATTGACTGGCTGCGTGGCTTGAAAAGGCATGAAATGCCGCGCACTTCCCGCTTTTTCCgcgcctcgacgtgcaggttTTCGCTACGCATTGGTTCCCCGACATTGTGGCACGTATTGTCAGTCTGAATGATTGTACTCACACGCAGTAgagcacaacgcaaatcagtcgatgcaacacgatgaatcgcacgcacgcttcaacaaAGCAAGGAAAGCCACTATTGAGAGCAGGGTTGCCAGATCCTTGAAGAAAAATAGAGCCAGAAAATTGACCAAAGTAGCCAGAAAAGAGCCAACCGGCCGAGGACGATTTATTTCGGAACCAGAAAAAGTAGCCAAGTGTAATTTAAGCTTGTTTGCGCATCGCCacagaaaagaaacaatcaaacaCATCAGCTTGACCTTTGTCacataaaaaacataaaaaacataATCTCCACTTTTCTCACATCACATTAGACTAGAGAGTCGACTAGACCAGAAAACTCAGGTGTACATACTCAAGTTGACTTTCACCAGCATTTCTTGAGGCCCCGAAAATGTTGAGTTTGTGACTTCTTTCAGCCGCAGTCCAAACTTGATTCTGAGGATCGCGAGGAGTAGGTCTTGGGAGATTCTATTCTGCAAGTCACTTTTTGTGAGAGTGACGGCTGACTAGAGAGTTGACTAGACCAGAAAAATCAGGTGTACATACTCGAGTTGACTTTCTCCAGCATTACCCGCGGCACCAAAAATGTGGAGCTTGTCACTCCTCTCAGCCGCAGTCCAAACTTGACTCTGAGGATCGCGAGGAGTAGGTCGTGGGACATTCTATTCCTCAAGTCACTTTTTGTGAGAGCGACAGCTGAAATACCCTTTGTGCTTTGGCGTTCGATATAGGTAGAACAAGGCGCTTCATTGCGCTGTCTGCAATGTCTTGCATTGGATTAGCACCTGACAGATCCCTGTAGGCGTATATTTTGGTCCAACATTCAACAGCTGGCATGTCTGCATTCACATCATCAACTTGTCGAAGGTGCCGTACTTGTTCCTCAATGCGGTTCTCAGAACAACTAAACACGTCTTTTGGCAAGGTTTTCAAAGCCTTCATCGCATTTGGTCTAAAACAGAGGACGGGCTAATATAATAATAATGGTCTTAAGCTTCCTGACCAATGACGTAGTGTTCGGAAGACTTTTCTGAGGATCAGAGGCACAAGCCTTGAGGAAGGCCAAACAAAGCTGTTTCAACAACATTCGTTCTTCACTGGCGAGATTCAGTTCATTGATATGGTCATTGAAACTGCTACCGAAATCTGCATCATCAACGCTTAAGTATATTGACCCGAGGTTCACCAGGTCCAGGTCGCACAGGCTCGCTTTTTCATGCTGTCGAAGCACGGATGGCTTCAAGATTTTTGCAAGAAGGCGGTTGGACAGCTACTGCAGCTCTTCGAAAATTCCAAGTGGGTCCACGTCCTCACCTTGGAATATTTCGTTCACACTTTTGAGGTGAGTGAGAAGCGGCTCCAGAAACAGAAGATACGCGCGGTTCTTCTCGTCATAGTACATCTCTTTTAGCAGCCGCACGCTGCAGGCCTTGTCGGGCAAATTCGTGAAATGCATCTTTAGAACATCATACTGACTTAGGATCCGCTCTATGCAGTCAGCAGTTGCTAGCCACCGTGTGGCAGAAGGTGAAAGAATCTTCAAAGGTTCAGTTTGTTCCTGAGCTGCGTTGCTGTACAGGTTTCCGTACGCGGCCTGCCGTGAGCTGCTATGGGCGAAGTAATTATGCGTTTCTTGCACCATAAACTGCAGGCACCCTGGCATTGCCTCCATTGCATTTGAAGCAACAAGGTCCAATGAGTGGCATGCACACTTCACAAGCACTATCGAAGGATTTTCACCCTTCATTTTCTTCCAGAGAGAATTATTGCGGCCACACATGGCTTTTGCGCCATCCGTTGCAAGTCCAACGCAGTCTTGGGGGCTTAGCCCGCCCTCCCGCAGTGCCAGAGGCACAGCATTGTAAATGGTATCAGCATTTCCATTTTCGGTCTCAACTAAGTGCAGAAAAGTAGTTGTTATTTTACTTGCAGTTGGGCTGTAGTAGCGTACTAACACACACAAGCTTTCTGACAGAAATATCTGTGGACTCATCGACCAGTAGTCAGTAGTGAATATGGCTTCATTGAAATGTCTTTGCGCAAGTATTCGGAAAAACATGGTCCTAGGACTCCTCTAATAAGTGCTGTACACTTGGTTCGGTGCATCACGAGGTTGTACTTGAGCTCTCCCTTCAGTAAATCCGAAAGCTCATCCACACATCTTATTGACGTAAGGCAAGCGGTGAAAAGGCAATTTtcaaagcacatttttttttgctcttcctCAACCGCGAGAACAGGTGCGACATCTCGCAACTGGTGCTCGTCCTTAGGTGCAATTCTTGTGTGGTGCTTCATTGTTTCAGCATGCTTAGTCAGGTCGGGGCAGTGTGCCCGTATGTCGCAGGAACAAATCTTGCACCGCACGAATGCTTCACCCTTTTCTGAAGGGGCAACCCAGTCTGCACAAAAGGTACAGTACGCACTTTCAGCACATTGCTAGTGTTCCAGTAAATCACTCAATCAATTTATTTTCCTTTTCTATACAAGAACCTTGCTGGAAAGTCACGTCAATTCAAGCTATGTTTGAATAAAAATAGGTGTTAGGAGTATGTTTACGTGTGTGTGGTCTCTCTTGTATGCCTGAATTTATAGGTAAATAAACTTGGTGTACCCATGCCGCTCATGAAACGAAGTGTCAAACAGTGCTATGCTCGTTGCTATCGCAATATATAATCGGAACCACAGAAGCCATTACGACGAAAAGTTCTCGTTAATTTTTAATCACCCACCCCCAACTAACCGCCAGCTTTCCACAAAGCTCCTGCCACCAGCCTTTCTGTGCACCATTAAACGTTTTAAACACTGGTACCCAACTGATTTGCGAGTATAGACGTACGGAAATTTCCACCGAGCTTCCTCGGAGAGAAGCCCGACAACAATGGCAGACAGGGACAGCACAAGGAGCAGGAGAAAACGCTTCGCAATGAAATACGGACCTGTTGCACAACTGAAAAGTGACTATAACCTTTCTAAAACACTCTTACCTTTTAGGTTGGGGTCCTGCAGCCACTGCTGCCAAAACATCCTCCGTGCAGTCACATTCTTGCCCATGGAGAAGCCGTCACCAGTGGAAGGTGTATGCCAGTGTTTAACTTCCAGCGTCACGTGCATGCCGCAAACGGCATTGGTCCAGCAAAACAAAACGAGGCCAGAAAGAAACACAAAGAAACTGCACAAACTGTGTTACAATGTTACCAAACCTTGCTGTCATGCCGCCAAATGCTTTAGGAATAAAGAGAGCACAGTGATCAGTACTCCGATGAAGCTGTTGCTTGCAGAATAAATAGACGCTACTTGTTTTGTGAATGTTTTCACGTATTTAGGCGTATACGGTAGCTGTTGACACTAGCGCCAGAACAATAGCCAAAAACTAGCCAAGTAGCGAGCCCTATTTTTGTCGCTGTGCCGTGCTAAAGGTAGCCAGTTTGGCGTAAATTAGCCACATCTGGCAACCCTGAGTGAGAGCATGGCTGGGAGttggctccaaacacactcaAAGATTGTTGACGTCAttgttactagcgtatcgtcactcaggatggtaatTGTGAAATCTATCACcagtgtcgatgttgcagggcagtctatttttcgttttttttcctctttagtTTTTTTACGTTGTTTGACGGCGAAACAAAACAACTTGGACGCGACGGccgccattcaaatttggccaagaagacgtGTGCATACCAAGTGAACGAATGATGGCcgcatctcgatcttgaaatttgatgtccgTGCTCCTTCGAAGTGCAAGTCAGTAGTAAGTTCGAGCAACTGCGTATCACACGAAAGATGGTTGCAGAAATTCATATTTCTTACTGAAAAATAAATTATTAGTCTCCAGATGGCAGTAGTAGTGCGATGCAATTGCGTGCTCTAGCATTTTACAGGAAATGCAAGTTAGGGAACTGGGGTGGTAGTTGTCTGGTTGATTTTTCTTTGCAGCTTTGAATACTAGAATGACCCTGGCACCATCCTGTCTTTATAGGTAGTTGTCTGGTCCACAATGCTTCGTTAAATATTCTGCACAGTATTTCACTAGAAAGAGTAGAGTAACTTTCAATAGTTTAGCGTTAATGTTATCTACGCAAGCTCATGATGATAGCTTAGGGTTATATATGAGACGCGCTGCTCCATCCACAATGACCGTTATTGGTGTCATATATGTGTAACTTAAATCTGCAATATAAGGCACGCTTAGGTGATCTTTTGTAAATACCAATGAGAGAAGTTTATTGAACTCATGTGAGCACTGCTCATTCATTAGTGAGGTGTTTTCGTCATTGACAAGACAGATTTGTCGCAATTCATTTCCAGGGGATATTGGTATGCCAGAACTTTCGTAGGTTTGAGCCCAAGAGGGAGGTTATGTCTTGTGACTAGACACGCTGGATGAATGCTTGGCTGCTGTTTAGAACCGGCTATTTTAAtttcacagtttgcgcagtgaaGAACTGAACCGGGGATTTTGGTTATCGTCAGCAATAGAAATAAGAGGCACATACGTGCCCACCAACTCTAACATCTTGTTCTTTAATGCGAGTTAATTTTCCGCCAAGGCCTTTAACCAGTGGCGCCACACCGAAAAAAGCCCTGCATGGCTATACGGTTCAGCAATAGGCACCGCCAAGCACGTATCAAATCAATCTTTTGACAAACCCTCACAAAGTTTGCTTTAGGAATAAGTTCCCGGCATATTCCTACAACAAAGGCAGTCCGACATGCTCTGGCACTCAGGGACACACCATGAGTAGTTATTGACCACGATATTTACAAACGTACGCCAGCCCTAAATACTCGGTTAAACACATGCGTGTGACAGCGCTCGAATGACACTAACCCGTGCGGAGGCCGTATACGTTGACACCAGTCATGGCTTATATGCTAGAGCtgccgcacatagctcccacagtcacgtatactcacTTGATTGTGGGATGACGCTGAACGTCATCACAGATgtaagcaaagcacgaaaacaagAAGCATGAACGAGAGAAAACAGCGCTTGGTGGCGGCTGCAACAACGTGTGCCAACGAAAGTTTGGAGCTTTTTCTGTTACCGTCGAGGCGTGTCCTAAACATTCTGAAAGACTACCGCGTACGTGCTGGCAGCATCGCACCGTATCTGCTGCCCCAACTACCGCCTTAAGCCAGCAAAAGCCATTTTATACAGTCCGCCTCTGTACAcgggttttttttaacgtttaCACTCACACATGCACACTGCAAACTCGAGTATCGATAAAAATTTTGTAGCGACGTAGCTTCAAACGCACCTTAAAATGATATCAAGCAGTTTGAGCAGTGCAGAGACAATGTACGATCAGCAACTACTAACTATTCACCCTCCATTAGCGATCGTATCACTTTTTGCATGAGTGGTGCAATTGCGGACATAACAACCCGTATAGCGCTGGTAACTCGTTCAGTCACAGTTTTAATTGGGCATCTGCAACAACCCCGCGAATACTAGGTACTGTTGGAAATTGCTGGGGCTGGCGGCCTACTTCCGCAGAGCTGCTGCAGACGCCCACCTAGCGCTGTGCAATTAGAAGCTACGAAAACAATACACTCGCCGTTGACAGGTTCACATTGTCCTTGTCCCCAGCTCCATGAATattaggggcgatgctccttaagTCGTGCGCCTTGCGTCTGCGATATATATAGTAGTagtactactagtagtagtattagtagtagtagtagtagtagtagtagtagtagtagtagtagtagtagtagtagtagtagtagtggtggtggtggtagataggcagccacctcccgtttagtcatttgaatgtccgctgtatgTCGGTACTTCTATCAACGCCTTTGCGTCTATATGacgaatatataatgaaaaatgcgagatggggtacttgaagtgttgactagatcggtgaatggatggatggacgcaagaatCGACGTACGTATAGACGGACAGACTGATGAACGCATCGCCCCACTAAGCATCactcactccgcggatatgctgcgatttttttccttaatccgagcgtcactatGAGCGTGGGTCTATGCGTGACCACTACCGAAGATGCGCATGTTCGCTCGAACTCTTAGCCACATAAACCGGCGACCAATGTCGTAAGGCATTCCAGAAACGAATAAGACAGacagagagaaggaggaggcactgtcATGGGGCATTGGCGTTGGTGCCGCAGCTGTGTGCGAACTAGGCCATAGAATAAAGAACCAATttagagaagggaaactgtaGCCTTGAAAACAGTACGCAGGAGAAACAGCGGTGGCGCACGGAACTGCCGAGGGCAACCAGGAGTAAAGAATAAGAGGAAAACAGAATTAGTTATTTTTGGTTTTTAGGCAGGAAAAAAATATCCGCCTTTTTTATTCCGTACCGGATGCGTATTAGCCTACACAGTTGCCTCGGCTGATTGTTGAATTTATGGCTGTCCTTTCTTCGAACAGAAATTGACAAAAGAAACCAGGACTCGCGCAGGACTACGGGTGTCTCGTTGTCTTTCGCGAGATTTTTTTGAGCACATCGATAGGACCAGCAGCACACAGCCCAGCACACGGTCCAGCAGCGCCCTTGGAACAGAATACCTGTGCGTACAACGGTTATGTGAAACCGAAAGGCGTTCATTTGCAGCTGGCACCAGTAAAAACAATTCTTGAGTGAGTACTAGAAACAATATTTATTGACAGTAAACCAGCAATCACGTTTGAATgcacagaagaagaaaaaaggtaCCTATCATGTTAGAAGCATTATCGCGAGTTCGCATaggcacgccttcgttttcagaGGCGAATTGAACAGAAAAGTGTGTCCCGTTAGTAGGAACTACTATTACAAAGCAGTCGTAAAAATCAGCATGAGGTCTCCAGTGACAGCTTCGAATTACAACTCCTGCTTTCGCCGAACACGGCTTTAACACCCACACTTTTTATTCCATTACGACATAGTGCGATCAAGCTGAGTATCCAAGGAGGTTGGGTTTATCGTATGTAAATTATGATGAAGCAAAAGTCGATAGAAGCGTAAGCATTTGAACAGGCGAAGAATTAGTGCAAACGAATGTAGTGCACAAATACACAACACTGACAGCGACAACATGGTCTGAGAGTTAAATCACCAACACACAATAAGAAATATGCGCGCATTGACCAAAATAATCTACCTGTCATCGCTGTGGAACTTACAGAAACGATGCCTTCACCAATATGACAGTTCCTGCGGCACCATACAACAGTACAGTGACTATGCCTACAGCAACTACAGTGACTTATCGAGGCGAATAAAAACGTGCTAGAGGAAAAAGGAACGCCGAGGAGAACGCCAACCATCGGATGAAAACTAACTGCGCATATGGCGTCGGCTGCCTTTGTGAAACAACGGAAGCCCGACAGCGCAAGTTTTCCGCTTTGTCACCGTCATCGATAAGAGCATCTATAGTAGAACTCACAAGGCACTGGGATTAGTAAACAAATTTAGTGCTCAGAAGTACTACGCACAACGCGAAATTCAAATGTTATCCTTTAATTCATAGAAAACAACACTTTTTCGAAAAATGGTTGCTCTCTTCGCTTTAAACTCGGAGCTTACTATGGTACCCCTAGCGGATTTTTTGGCGTCCCCCGGGTCCTATTTGAACGGAGCTACTATGGTTGTTCTTTAGCTGTCTTTTTTTGCTCTTCATCGGCGTTGGGTGAAAACTGAGACTTCCCGAGGCCTGCCTAGGCAGCACGACTTGCGAAGCACGACACCAGCCACCCCCTCGTGCGCTTCCTGGTCAACGCGCTCATCCTGATCTACGCGGTGTGCATCAAACCTTGCAGGTAAGCTGGTTTCGCCACGGAAGTCGTTTAAGTGCACACTTTTGTCGCTGTGCCAACGAAAAGACATGTATGTGAATGAAAACTTCACGCCCCACAAAACAGCGTACACCTACTCGTGGTTCCAGTCTGTCTAAGGCAAGAAGTACAAAAAGACATTTCACAATGACCTGGCTGCAACATgtctcggtttcacacgtacaCTACGACGAATCCGAGAAAAAATACAACTGGCCTGGCCTGAGCATAGTATGCTACCCGAGAACCTGCTGACATTGCCAAAGCCTAAAAATCGTACCAGCAAGGCCTGCAGGCAAGGCCGGATTTACAGTGCAAAGGACCCCGTTGAAAAAAAGTAAAGGGGGCCACTTCCCCCTTATTCCACCCCCTTTCTTTCTCGGTTTTTTACAGGTCATTCCTAATGCTTGAAGCATTTTTAAACTTAAATGCAAAGAACAAAAGCCATATTTATTCTGAGGGAGGCTCTTTGGAGTGTTTATTATCACCTAGACGTCTTCTATCTTGCCGAGCACATAGACAGATTGTCATCGTAATAACTACCTATATCAGGAGAGGAAACTGCATTGGCAGCACTAAGAATTGTCTAGTTCGTTGGATCATACTCAAAGAAGACTAAACTGTGCGATAAGTTAGGACAAAAAGTATAAAAACATATGCCCACTTACAACTGCAGCCCAAGCACCGTGTGTGTTTATTCCATTCGTCTTAACCTAAAACATTGTTTACCCTTATTCCAAGAGGACACGTCTTCTCTAGGATATGAGGGAGCGCTAGAGTGAAAAATAGCTTTCTCTATCTTCTTCAGCTTCACTGGTTTGGTAGCGCGTCCTTTGGTTTCCTGCGCACGAGTACTACCGAAGGAGACTGGTGGACCCTTTTTTGTTTACACTACAATGAAAGCATACTATGGCACAACTAACTTCAGCTTTATACAGCTTATTTTCATTCAGCGTATTAAACGATATTTAAACAGGAACCACTCTCTATGCACCTTCGCAATGCGTGTTGCACCACAGCTGCTAAAATCCTAGTCAGGCTGCTCTGTGTCCATGATCAGTTCTTTCCCTATACACGATGCATGGCCTTGGGCGAGTAAAAGGTTTTTACCACAAATTGCAGAACTGTTAGCTGACTTGGAGATTATGGACGTTATCCAACGAACAACCTCTTGGAAGCATGTATATTGATTATTGTAATGAAGAATTTGTTTCTATATAGGGAATCCATCAGGAGGGTTAAACTTTTTCGAACAAAACAAATGAAGTCAGCCATATTTTCTGGACCTTGCGGGGCTACTTAAAACCGGACAGCCTGGTTTATGTGAGCCCTCAAAATTCTGCTCCTGTCTTCAGGCACCCTATGACACCCTATAGAAGCATCAGAGCACACTGATGCCCCACTCTAGAACCTACGATGACGGACCTAAAGCACTCACCCAATGACCGCGTTATGAAGTGTACACCCATTTGCCGCCGTGGTCTCAATGAAAAACTCTCGAGCCGATCATCGGGACCCTAAAGATTACCCGAAAGCTGCGCCCAGTCTGGGAACTTGTACCTGATGGAATGAAACAGTCACAGCGAGCACGCCCGGACCTGACAGAGTCCACGCTGTCCGGCTCGAAAATATTTTTTGAGCGCAAACAGACAGATACATTTTCATCACTTTGTTTTATTACTCACTTGTTATTTCCTGTCTGTGTTCGTAGTGTGTTCTATTACCCATGAGGGTGATGCTCTTTCTCGCGGAGGGACAGTGCCACGTATATTTAtccccgcaggggtgcctgcgcaagtaggcgtttagtgtgtagcgacaccacggacccaagctaacgggggagtttctactccctcccacgcctagccgtgcgtggctttgccttgtccgggaaaaggggatcctgggggttgagccgacgctgggtgattggacgttaaggccccccggtagaggcaacacacccctttggccccggcttcacgtagacggcacccctgggctgacccacccaggggaaatcggcagtcgccttttcctatctccctctccctacatcttcgtctttatctcttactaattatctgtcctgtcttttactctcttccgtttacttccaaacttcctggcggctagggttaaccctgtgcaaatagcctaccttggtctaggcgcattgggttatagttgcgttgtacggctggcgtctgcaggttttagcttccacaaacttgtagcgtcccctcgtttgGCTCCGTTGTGGGTGGACGCCAATGCttttgaagaaaattaaactggcatgcatagaacatttccattattaagtgatcgtaccgccttaaagcgcgtacgcaccgaagacttaagcttttcaaccgatcaagtgaaaacttcccccattagCATGTTATACATAGtaagataagcagcaagcaagccagaactgtatccccgtttgtagtagccagatgtctcacagaaactcttggagccgggtacaacgttaccaaaatggccagcggagacctcctccttgaagttcgagaaaaagaacagtttgaaaagctacagattctatcaacttttggtgacactcccatcactgtaacgccacactgATCGATGAaaacaacccgtggagtagtatctgatgcttatttgctcggcttgactgaagaggaacttctggaggggtggaagagtcagaatgtgaccaatgtacaaaggatcaccattagaagagacaacgaggtaacaccaacgaaacacctgataCTCACGTTGGCTTctagtaatctgccagaaagtattcaaacagggtacacaaagacgtcgatcagagcatacatacctaacccacgtcgttgttttaaatgccagaagtatggccacggctcacaaagctgtcgtggtcaccaaacttgtgcacaatatggagtgtcaggccacaattgtgacaattgcgaagaaccatcacactgtgtgaactgtggcggaaatcatgcatcatactcacgttcctgttctttctggaaaaaagaaaaagagatcatcactttaaagataaaagaaaacattaaatttaaagaagcaagaaaaagagtctcgccattttatggcctcACATATGCTGATGTGGCGCGCCAGGaagcagtgtcgcaccagccctcgccactccttcggcctgcgcagagcgagccattggctgtggcgcctgctcCCAAgacggcagtagttgagtctacccCGTCTACTATTGAACAtcgaccagagactccagggtcctcgggtctcaaggcctcacctcgccaggcgaggtctaagcttcgaaaaaccagctcgcatgagcgggcatccagtgcctccgaggaggcaatggatacggcggcactcCTGGTGCCAAAAGAACGCGCGGCTCTCtgcagcgcgccaagagaactaaaaagctcataacagggcctgacaatggccctggtact
Coding sequences within:
- the LOC119168595 gene encoding uncharacterized protein LOC119168595 produces the protein MHVTLEVKHWHTPSTGDGFSMGKNVTARRMFWQQWLQDPNLKVETENGNADTIYNAVPLALREGGLSPQDCVGLATDGAKAMCGRNNSLWKKMKGENPSIVLVKCACHSLDLVASNAMEAMPGCLQFMVQETHNYFAHSSSRQAAYGNLYSNAAQEQTEPLKILSPSATRWLATADCIERILSQYDVLKMHFTNLPDKACSVRLLKEMYYDEKNRAYLLFLEPLLTHLKSVNEIFQGEDVDPLGIFEELQ